The window CTGGCCAGCTTGTTGGTAACAACAACATCAAGCTGGGCTGCTCTCTCCACAATCTCTTTCCTCTTCCTGGTGGACACATTGTGTGCAATCTCAGCACAGTAAGTCCTGAACAACGATTAAAAAGCAAAACCCAAAATCATGTCATTAGCAAACAATCATTATGGGACTTCAACAGAAATTGTGTGATCAGAGATGAGGGTAGTTCACTATTCACCTGTTGTGCATCATCAACAGTTCAAGCTCTTGAGCATTGTGCACAACAAATTTCTTGAAACCATTAGGAAGATAATGGCGGGTCTTCTTGTCTGACCCATAACCAATGTTGGGCATCAGAGTGCATCCCTTGAACTTTCTACGGACTCGAGAATCAATACCCTTGGGTCTGCGCCAGTTTGTCTGCCATGTATAAATACATTCAAACAAATACAGGATTAGTCAATGCATTTTAAATCTTAAAACCCAAATGAGTTTTATGGAATTAAAGTCTGAACCATGAATGAGCACGCTGGGCCCAAAAGAGTGACATCAGTCACAGCATGGCCAATCACAAATCACCGAGAACAGCATAACATTTTCCAGACAAACAACTAACCAAATAACCAACAAACAACTGCATGTATAAGACTTAAAAGGAGATGCATACTGGCAAGTGTAAACAGGGTAAAAGTAACAGAAA of the Vitis vinifera cultivar Pinot Noir 40024 chromosome 10, ASM3070453v1 genome contains:
- the LOC100243581 gene encoding large ribosomal subunit protein eL32z, which encodes MAVPLLSKKIVKKRVKKFKRPQSDRKVSVKTNWRRPKGIDSRVRRKFKGCTLMPNIGYGSDKKTRHYLPNGFKKFVVHNAQELELLMMHNRTYCAEIAHNVSTRKRKEIVERAAQLDVVVTNKLARLRSQEDE